The following coding sequences lie in one Oryza brachyantha chromosome 10, ObraRS2, whole genome shotgun sequence genomic window:
- the LOC102721202 gene encoding ent-isokaurene C2/C3-hydroxylase-like encodes MDDKLLLLLLALALAVSVVFIILISRLGSGSAAAKARLNLPPGPWTLPVIGSIHHLVGSHSIHRAMRELAKKHGPLMQVWIGEVPAVVVSSPEAAEEVLKNQDIRFADRFVSATIEMLTFGGNDLAFARYGERWRVLKKLCTQELLTAARVRSFRRIREEEAARLVRDLAASAAAGEAVDLGDRIAKLVNDIMVRCCVGGRTRYRDEFLDALRTALDQTTWLTFADIFPSSKLAQTLGTAPRKALACRKRMERILEQIIQERMETMDNGGDGVEATPPRSECFLDVLLRFQKEGETPIPITSELIVVLLFDIVSGGTETSTIILNWTMAELIRTPRVMAKACAEVWQTFQEKNMITEDDSLSGLKYLKMVIKESLRMHCPVPLLGPRRCRETCKIMGYDIPKDTTIFTNVWAICRDPIYWDDAEEFKPERFENNSIDYKGSNFEYLPFGSGRRMCAGMNLGMADVELPLASLLYHFDWKLPDGMLLENIDMREAPGLFAGRRTSLILCPVTHIVPSDS; translated from the exons ATGGACGAcaagctgcttctgctgctgctggctttGGCTCTTGCCGTGTCCGTCGTCTTCATCATCCTCATCTCCAGGCTGGGATCTGGTAGTGCTGCTGCTAAGGCGAGGCTTAACCTGCCGCCGGGGCCATGGACGCTGCCGGTGATCGGCAGCATCCACCACCTCGTGGGGAGCCACAGCATCCACCGGGCGATGCGCGAACTCGCCAAGAAGCACGGCCCTCTCATGCAGGTTTGGATCGGCGAGGTGCCCGCCGTGGtcgtgtcgtcgccggaggcggcggaggaggtccTCAAGAACCAGGACATCAGGTTCGCCGACCGGTTCGTCAGCGCCACCATCGAGATGCTCACCTTCGGGGGCAACGACCTCGCCTTCGCCCGCTACGGCGAGCGGTGGCGCGTGCTCAAGAAGCTCTGCACGCAGGAGCTGCTGACCGCCGCGCGGGTGAGGTCGTTCCGGCGCATCcgtgaggaggaggcggcgcgcctCGTGCGTGACCTggcggcctccgccgccgccggcgaggccgtggACCTCGGCGACAGGATAGCCAAGCTCGTCAACGACATCATGGTGCGGTGCTGCGTCGGCGGCCGGACCAGGTACCGCGACGAGTTCCTCGACGCCCTCCGCACCGCCCTGGACCAGACGACATGGCTCACCTTCGCCGACATCTTCCCGTCGAGCAAGCTCGCGCAGACGCTCGGCACGGCGCCGCGCAAGGCGCTCGCCTGCCGGAAGAGGATGGAGCGCATCTTGGAGCAGATCATCCAAGAACGGATGGAGACGATGgacaacggcggcgacggcgtcgaggcGACGCCGCCCAGAAGCGAGTGCTTCCTCGACGTCCTGCTGAGGTTTCAGAAGGAAGGAGAGACACCGATCCCAATAACCAGCGAGTTGATCGTCGTGCTTTTATTT GACATAGTTTCAGGGGGCACTGAGACATCAACTATCATACTAAATTGGACTATGGCAGAACTCATCCGTACACCACGAGTAATGGCAAAGGCGTGTGCTGAGGTGTGGCAAACTTTTCAAGAAAAGAACATGATCACAGAGGATGACAGTCTTAGCGGGTTAAAGTATCTCAAGATGGTGATTAAGGAGTCACTGAGGATGCATTGCCCCGTGCCACTTTTAGGTCCTCGTCGATGTCGTGAGACATGCAAGATTATGGGCTATGACATACCGAAGGATACaaccatatttacaaacgTATGGGCAATATGTAGAGACCCGATATACTGGGACGATGCCGAGGAATTTAAGCCCGAGAGATTTGAAAACAATAGTATAGACTATAAGGGAAGCAACTTTGAATACCTTCCATTTGGAAGCGGTCGTAGAATGTGTGCAGGCATGAATCTTGGCATGGCAGACGTAGAGTTGCCCTTGGCTAGTCTTCTCTATCATTTCGATTGGAAGTTACCTGATGGGATGTTGCTTGAGAATATTGATATGCGGGAGGCACCTGGACTATTTGCAGGTAGACGCACTAGCCTGATTCTATGCCCGGTTACACATATTGTTCCAAGTGACTCATGA